The genomic region AAAGTGAGAAAAATAccaacagtttttattttattaccttCTCACGGAGCTCAAGGTTCAATCTCTCCAACTGATTACCGAGGTTGTTTTTCAATGCAGACTGGAATCTTTTCATTAAAGGCTGATTGATACAAAATGTGAAGAATAACATGAGACAGTGGGtatcagaaaataaataaataaatcataaaaaaaatcatatatatatatcatcataTATATAGTCAATATGTGAAGTGGAGAactggtattgttttggttttaggacaactttgatgaaaggttttgatccactttaaatgtttaCTACTCTATGTCTTTTTTTACTGCTTTggccaaaaaaaatcaagtttACACACATGCTCAGGATCCAGCACTAAAAGTTCTTCCTCTTCCTCATCTTCCTCTCTGACTCTCCTTTCTGCCTCAGTGCCACCGATCTCCAGCTGGAGGGAGTGCTGTCCACTGGTCCCAACAGCGAGTCCACTAATCCCAGCATGATCAGTGCCTCTGTCATAATGGTATGACTGCTCCATTGATTCCCcctataaataaaaacattaacaaaccTTCAACGTACATTAATACAAACTAAGTTCACATTGCAATCCTTGGATGATGGGAGTGGGACAATGGGAAAACTGAAGAGAAGCTGTTATTCACTCTGATACCATCTATGTGATTAATGTCTTTAATATGTAGTATTAAACTAATACAAATGAAAGGTTTAAGAGGTTTAAGTTTAAGACTTTAGACCTCCTGAGGCTCAGTAAATTCATCAGGACGCTCTTCCTCCTGCCTGTTCATCTAATCCTCCAGTAGACCTCCATCACATCGACCACCTTCCATCTCTttgtaatcaaaaataaagtatttttaataagcttttcattgacgtatggtttgttaggatatgacaatatttggcagagatacaactatttaaaaatctggaatctgagggtggcaaaaacaaaacaaaaatattgagaaaaatcgcaAGTTttgcaaattaagttcttagcaatgcatattactaatcaaaaattaaattgtgatatattttacggtaggaaatttacaaaatattttcatggaacatgatctttactttatatcctaatagtttttgtcataaaagaaaaatcgatcattttgaaccatacaatgtatttttggctattgctacaaatatacccatgctacgtgactggttttgtggtccagggtcacatataagacatTAGCAAGACATTACAGAGTAATTGCATTTTAGATCATTTTAAATTATCACCTGTTTCTTTTGTCTCTTGGTCCTGGGTAGCAGAGAGCTGTTATGAAGCAATATTTTCTCAAAGCTATAAAAAGTTATCGTTCAATTTGCAATCATTTCTGGTATCACCATTTAGCAGCGCGAGACCTACAGTGTTTCTTTTGCATCTCCGTTGCTAGGAGACGCCACACTTCCGGATTCGCTGCTCTTATAAGGAAGACAATCAATGTGGAAAAAAACTTAAACAAGATATATAACATAGCAGAGTTCTCTCAAAATTCCCTTTGTCTTCATTGTCATTTCCTAGTTATCTTGTTTGTTTACCTTCTCTAAAGACAAATGAATATGGGTTATATTTACCTCCCACACAATAGGTGGCAGTGTTGTGGTTTCAACTGGCTTTAGAGAGCGCGAAGAAAGCTGAACTCAAAGAGAGGCAGTGagaaaatattatgaaaatggaATGGATGTAAGGACATTAACAAAGTGTGTTTGATCAATGATTACGCTTCTGTGGGTCagtatttttaaaacagtttgaTTATTTCCTCTCAGTCGCACGGAAATGCGACATGTTAATATTCATATTGTGTTCGTGTTAACAGGCCAATGTTTCACTCATAGCTAAGCTGAAATTTGTTTATGCCatttaaatctaataaaaatacCAAAAAGAATAATACCATAATAGTACAATGTTATGTCGCAGTAGTATGAGCATGAAAAGCAGTTTCTTGACATGGACCGTAGTAATTTTGAAAGTACCATGTAAATATCAGGGTACATGATAGTAAGTATCAGTACCATGGCATATATCCAGGGGTCCTATGTAAAATTACGATTTGTCAGTGCAGTCTCTTTCTTTCTGTGAATTTCCAGAAGAGATGAAGGTTAAAATAAAGCAGTGGAATGGTGTGGCGTCCTGGTTGTGGGTGGCCAACGATGAGAACTGCGGCATCTGTAGAGCGCCTTTCAACGGCTGCTGCCCAGACTGTGGGTAACCTGATTTCACTTTATCTACACTGCCACCTGTGTCTTTTTGTGCAGTTTTGTCGCGAAAACCTATTGCTGTTTTAGTTTAACTTGTGTAGTTAAAATGTATTCAGCGTAACAAAATGGAATGTACTCTGTTTTTAACAGGTAAGGTTCCAGGAGATGATTGCCCATTGGTTTGGGGTCAGTGCTCTCACTGTTTCCACATGCACTGTATCCTGAAGTGGCTGAACTCTCAGCAAGTGCAGCAGCAGTGCCCAATGTGCCGTCAGGAGTGGAAGTTTAAAGAGTGAGCAGTATAACACCTGGATTTTCACTGTGAACTCTGTATATATTcttaaaaatgatttttgaatgACTTCTACAGCAGTaattaatgttcttttttttcaggGGAGACACATCCTGAGGAGATTAAAGTGCACACTCAGATCgattcttttgtttgtttattattacagATGTAGTGTTTTGTGATTAAATATCccacaaaatgaaaatatttttaaaaagacatGGTATGGTTTTGTACAAATAGGTTCACATTACAGATAAAATGGCTTGCAGTCCAACCGATAGTCATTTTAAATTATGAACACAGTACAGAATGTCACAGGACACTTACAATGGATTTGTGTATATCTTAAATAACTTGACATTAAATTTCcacaattttacattaaaaaaaatctaatcaacaCTCTTTTAATTTCATTATTGATTTAGGATAATAAATAGTCAACCATTCTGATAACCGATTTGTGATTGagttaactttaaaatgtaacatGCATATTTGTCCACATTTATTGAGAATTAATTTATTTGCCCTGATTGTCTGTAAGCCATATGAAAATTCTTGTTTAAAATTATTCCTGGTAGTTATTATTAATAAAGGCACCACAGTGGATCTCATTACTAAATATATacgcaattataaaaaaaaatatttcaaagcacAGACATTGATAGGCTGCTACTAAGTGACTCTAAGAACAAAATTAGAATGCAAGCTTCcgactatattatattatgttgcaTAAAACACATTATATAAgtgttaattatatttattatgtggTTTATGCAGTGGTTGTGAAGAGTGGAGTAAGAGGAGTTTACTTTTCAGATGTACAAGTGATAAACTAATTTTGAAGGATTGGAGAAACTGACACTTTTATATAATATTACGCCATATAAATATGACTTTCAAAAAATTGGCACATCCTTGCCCAGGATGTAAGTTGAGCCATCATGGGTAACTTGAAGtgaaaacataaacataattatacacggttataattcaataatgAATTGATCTATTCCAAATATTTGTGCTGTACCTTTCTTACAGACATTTTGTAAACCAAATAGAAGGTAATCAGAGTGTTTTAATATATGTGAAACTcttttttaaattactaaaacaagTAATCATGCAAATTTGTGGACAGCAAGTTTGAATGTTTGTTGAGGAGtcaggcaaaataataaaaaaaatggatttcaAATAGAGAGAAATTTTTATATTTCAGTGTTTTCAAAAACAATATATACATTATTAGAAGAAAAGATGCGACATAAAAGTGATATTTTATATACCAGAGCATTAAAATAAGTTTGTAGGAAAATTGAACCATCGACTCAAATTGCCCCACAACCACTATTCCAAAAAAAAGTTCAGAATTTAGTAATTTAGGTCTTTCTTTGTTTGCGCTAAATTCCAATTGTAACCCTggataaacaaaacattttttaaaaatgtttttaaagcataaattaaaatatatagcaCATTTCCCTATATGCTTCCCTCAATCACAGACAGCTAGATAAGATTGGCCACTTCCTGTATTTATTcacataaaatcatttaaaacaagTCTCTAGTCTCTAAATTCGGCAGATTAACTATGAATAAATCTTACTCCAATCTTATTTGATTTCTTGCAACATGAAATAACTACTGAAAAATAGCAaattttttgtttcattattttgTTGGTTTAACGTTAAAAATCATAGATCAAAAAGACATGCTTTCTGACATGTACGCTGGTTTGCATGAGCATAAATAGACTGCTGAAGTGATGAAATTTTGTAGGCCAAATCCCAGAAATGAGTTGACGTTCCTGATTCCAATTGTTCTCAAATCAATGGGATTTGGTTAAATGAAATCAGGTAATATCCctgtgtgatttatttatttatttaatctttctgtcttgagaaaaaaaaaagctaataatCGCTAAAAGAGGATTTCGGGGTCATTAAACGTCTTTACACTTAATAGGAAATCTACTCTGCATCTAAGTTGTGTTCATTCATGAAAATTATTATGAACCAATCTTGAAATAACTTTTGTTGGTCACAGAGCTTGTTTTCTGCAATAATTCAAAATCCAGGCATTTGTCTCCTATAAAAATACATCATCACTGCAGCActcatgaaaacatgaaaatttaaaaaatgaaaattataaaaacattttttaaagcagCATTTTATGTCCTTAAACTCAGGACAAAGTTGTTATCAGTGAACAACGttgatcattttaaaaaaaaaatcagggatcTGCAAATAAATGGCCTGAATAACATCAGTGCATTGGGCAAGACATTTTTGCCGTGTTAGTCTGTATGCTACATAGGTCCAATTGTTTCATAAAGACTTTTTGGAGTCTTGTGTGTTTTTCCTTTTCATATCATTCAAGTCCACTGGTGTAAAAGCTGAAAAGTAGAAACAAACAGTTAGAAAGCATGCATGCATTTTCAACATCATATTTCAGGTGATGATCAGAGGAATGATCAGAAAATATACAACTGCattcagttcttaaaaaaaaaccttggcaAAAGAAGGGAATAGCTGGTCAAACAGCTTtgccaaatatttaaatattttaaccaATATTTTTTGTTAATCACTCTATGTTCCTTCAACAACAAAATACAATTCTCAAGACAAATTAACCAGTTGAACATACAGCTTAGTGCAGGGTTTGGTGTCCTCTCCACATACTTCTGAGGTCCCTGGTTATTGTTTTCACTTCCCTGGCAAGTCTGCATTTCTCTCATGACACGCTGCCAAGCTGTTGGATGAAGGGTTGATGTTATAGAAAAATCGAATTCTTCCCAAAATATAAACCTTtcttacacacacaaaaaataactGATGGGTCTCTGACATTTGAAAATTCTTCTTATGAGGCAACTTACTGTAATGTATGAATCGCACATTTTCCTCATGTGCTGGTGTGAGTAGTTCCTCAGTGTTGGTTGGGGAACAGGCTCCAGACGTCTGCTTGTAATTCTGAACCATTTTTAAAGATGACGAACTGCCCACAACAAAATCCCTACGCAACAGTTTACTattattaaatcaaatttatAACACAAGTAACAGACCCTCTGTGAAAGATACTGTTGTTAAATTGACAACACAGAATTAATTACCTGACTATTTGTGGAAGTCAGAGCCATACAACTGTAACAGCTTTTAGAGCTGGTCTGTTCTTAAAGCATTTTACGTGCTTAAGATTACATATACATAATCTTATCTTCAggacttatttattttatattttttattctaccTGTTAAGTTAATACTAATAACAGCCAACTAGCTCGATATCTAAACTAACGTTACGCCGAACGTAGTTTTAAGGTCAGTCTCACAAACAAACACTAATTTGCCGTTATATAGTACTACTGAAATACCAAACGTGTTTTCATATTTTCACATAACAACGGAATATTTTCGAGAATGATATTCGGCTAGCTTGGCAAGCTAACGTCAAGAAACCCTCGACAAAACACAATAGAACTCGATACTTAAACCTGGGATTGATTTAACTTAACTATTAGAATACGATTAATGTGACTAAAGCTTCTGCGCATCTGAGACTTACAACGTGGCGTTGAAATCCTTTGTCCCAGCCAAAAAGACACTTATCAAAACAACGCCGTACCCTGCTGTGTTCTGCGGTGTCTAGTGATGTCAGATTGGACAACGAATCATTCTGTTGAATTGAATCTTTTCAATGAGTCACACAAATCGGTTCGCCATCAACATACTACGATACCACTTCTTCGTGTGAAATAGTTGGACCAGTGTGCGCTGTTTTGAAATTTAGCCACATTTAACCGGGAACTGTCTCTTGCAGACAGTCTGACTCGTAAATGAGCCGAGATCCAATAAGTGAACTGTCAGTAAGACTAACTGGAATTTAACGTTACCGAAAAATTTTGAATGGGTCGAAAAGTAATGTTAGTGCTTAGATTGCTGACTTCGTTTTCTAAAAGCTGAATCACGTATGTAACCGTAGAAGAATCACTGAATCGTTTTATTGATCTACGTGTTTCAAATGAACCGATTCGCAGGAACGACTTGCCACAGTACAGCAGATTCGCGATTTCTTTCCGCAGAGCACAACCACGGTCAAGAACTGTCAGCCTCATACGTGCCTTTCAGAAGAATTTTAACATTTCTACAATACATATGTGGTGCTTTCAGAAACAGTACtaggattaaaaaaataatttattaattttgttgttattttattattatgtattttgagTGAGGAGCTATGGACACAGACAACAGCTAAAACCAAACAGACACCaatgatttttaaatgtatatttaggtataaaaaaatgtaatacaggCATGTATAAAATTAAGACTTTCTGTACAGTGTCATGTTTTATatgtaaatagatttttttttttttatcacaatcaCAGTGAGCTATTTATCAAACTTTCACTATTGTGCATTGATCTGCTACTTAAAGTcatgttttaaaatagaaaacattcatTATAACAAACTGACACAGAAAAGCTGTTGCGACTGTCTTTAGCTTAAGAACACACTGCATCGTTTACACTGGAAGAGCCCCTTCCTGTGGAGGCAAGTGCATCTCACATCCTAATCACTGTCATTGGTCCAAATTCGCAGGACCAGACAATTATAACCAGACACTCTGTCAAGGTGTCTCAACTACCAGCTCCACTGTATACACAGGGGCTATTCCACTCCTTTGTTGGCTTCATCCCTTTAACATGGCAACTGCCATAAATGAAGAAAGCAATCAGAACGTCAGTATCAGGCAAGTTCAGGCACCATCAACCCCGAAGAGTTCAAGCAGCTCTCTGCTGTCTGGGTCAATAAGGTCAGCAGGCTTCTCCCCACAGTCATTTTCAGCCTCAGTGTCTGCACCCAAAGAAAGCAAGTACCTGAAACAAAAAGACAATTTTTCTTCAAACGACCAGTTTCTTGACAGATTTGGTTTCACTAATCATGCACATTTTAGAAATCAAAGAATACAGCTGGTAAATGCttgatttctttctttctgtttttgtAAGGCTTAACACTTTGCTTTTTAAGTTTTCTTTGATAGAAAACTACTAAAAAATAGAAATCACAACTTTGGGCTTGTCTTTATTTTTCTATACTATAAATAGTAATCATCTATTAAATGCCCATGTCTAATTTGTGTTTACCAAAGtctaaataatacattaaattaagAAATTTGCTTACTTTGCTATTTCTGGAAAGCCATCACTACAGGCCATATGGAGTGGAGTCCATCCGTCCTCATCCCTCTGAGTGATGTCAGCCCCCAATTTTACCAGAAGCTTCACACACTCCAGGTTTCCAGATAGGACTGCTTCATGAATGGCAGCCATGCCTGGAATATCAGTAAGGAGTTAATGTTAAATGACAGGCTCAGACAGCTCAATTATCAGTGGATTAAAGCTTAAGACAATTTTGATTGTGTCATAATAGTCAAAGCTGCCTAGACAAAAATGGCTTTGCTAAATATGATGATAAATAGGCTTTAGAGATCAGGGAATGCTTTCATGTTCATCACTAGATTTTAATTACTTGCATGCAGAGTATCTAGTTGAGTCTGAACAAAGATTTACTTTACATAGCAGGTTCAATCGAGTACACTAGTAGCTGCTTTTCCTACCTGAATGATAGATGGTGTCCAAACTCACTCTTCTAGCTCTAATGAAGCGTCCAATTCTCTCCAGCTCTCCTTGACGAACATAATCCTGAAAGACTATGTCGTTGGGAAAGTGAACATTTCGAACAGGTTTGATGGAAGGCTGTGAATGAAAGCATGACTCTGGTCCAGTGGCATTAGGGTTGCACCCCTCATAACTCAATGTCTGGGTGACTGGGCACTGGTAGTACTTCATCATTCTTTAATGTTCTTGTTCCTAAGATTGAAGGAGAAATTCTGCACTAATTCTCAATGTGGCTCAATGTGTCTTCAGAATTTTTTCTTTTCCAAGGTGCTGATCTTGACGATTGGAGCTGCTCAGTCTGTCTGGTTCTTAGTGGTCTCTTGATGTAGAGTATCTTCCTAGAcagtcgttcaaaagtttgtctGAATTTAGGGCTCTATGTGTACCCTATATATACCCCCCACTAGACTATATTAAGAGACTGTCGTCTCATAGCTCAGATGACTGAATTTGAAAGATGATCTGGAGTCACACCCCTATGATTCTCAGCCAACTTAGCAATGAGATCCGTAACCTCAGCTTGTTTTCATACACCACACTTGACCCAGGTCTTTCCTCCTCCTCTTCAGATAAAATCCCCCACCCCAGCTCCTGTTGTCACACAGCAGGGAAGCCATCAGTAATTTCTAGTACGCAGTGAATAGGgtgtataaaaatggtttatAGGTGTGGCCTGCCAAACATGAAGGCAAGGACGTGTTGACGGTCACAAATCGAATTTTAAAATAACACTTGACTTGAATGAACAGCCTGGCTGTTTAACTTTTTGCTGTCTGCCAGCAAAAAGATGCTCTTGCTCTATTTGCAGGTCACTGTTTAATCACATTAATATGTCATGATTCTTGACAGCAGGCCTGACAGTGTTTTCTACTTTAAGTCTACCTGACTTTCTATTTTGAGAGCTGTTATTACTCAGCCCCTACTAACAGTTCCAGAAGTTTCTATATGTTCTAGGTATAATGTGGGTAAAAGTAATTTGAAATGGTAAAAACCCAGTGAGACGTTTATTGCTCAACCCCCTTAT from Garra rufa chromosome 12, GarRuf1.0, whole genome shotgun sequence harbors:
- the anapc11 gene encoding anaphase-promoting complex subunit 11 isoform X1, yielding MKVKIKQWNGVASWLWVANDENCGICRAPFNGCCPDCKVPGDDCPLVWGQCSHCFHMHCILKWLNSQQVQQQCPMCRQEWKFKEGDTS
- the anapc11 gene encoding anaphase-promoting complex subunit 11 isoform X2, which produces MKVKIKQWNGVASWLWVANDENCGICRAPFNGCCPDCKVPGDDCPLVWGQCSHCFHMHCILKWLNSQQVQQQCPMCRQEWKFKE
- the ppp1r27b gene encoding protein phosphatase 1 regulatory subunit 27b; this encodes MMKYYQCPVTQTLSYEGCNPNATGPESCFHSQPSIKPVRNVHFPNDIVFQDYVRQGELERIGRFIRARRVSLDTIYHSGMAAIHEAVLSGNLECVKLLVKLGADITQRDEDGWTPLHMACSDGFPEIAKYLLSLGADTEAENDCGEKPADLIDPDSRELLELFGVDGA